TATTTTTTTAATTTCTATTCAATAATTTTTAAATATATTTGTCAATACTTTAAAAAGTATTCTTTTAAAAACCCCTACTATTCAAATAAATTAAAACGACTATGAAAAGATCCATTCTATTATCCGCTTTATTATTGTCTCAATTTGGGACATCGCAATTATTAAAAACGGATGGTCAAAAAATTGTTAATGATAAAGGTGAAAACATTCAGCTCAGAGGTCTCGGATTGGGAGGATGGATGCTGCAGGAAGGCTATATGCTGAAAACGGCGGATTTTGCCGGTCCACAATACAAAATCAAAGAAAAAATTGCTGAACTGATCGGTAAAGACGGAATGGAAAACTTCTATAAAGCCTATCTGAAAAACGGTATCACGAAGCAGGATATTGATTTTCTGAAGAAAGCAGGTTTCAATTCAATCAGGCTTCCGATGCATTATAATCTGTATACTTTACCGATTGAAAAAGAGCCAGTAAAAGGACAAAATACCTGGCTGGAAGAAGGTTTTAAAATGACAGATGATCTTTTGAAATGGTGCGCCGACAATAAATTGTATCTAATCCTCGATCTTCACGCCGTGCCTGGCGGACAGGGAAATGACGTCAATATTTCTGATAATGATAAATCTAAACCATCACTTTGGGAAAGCGAAGAAAATCAGAAAAAGACCATTGCTCTTTGGAAAAAATTAGCAGAAAGATATAAAAATGAACCTTGGATTGGTGGGTATGATTTAATAAATGAACCCAACATTAATTTCACAGGAAAAAACCCGAACGGAACGGATGAAATGTCGAATGCTCCGCTTTGGAAGCTGCAAAAAGATATTACAGAAGCCATTCGTACGGTTGATCAAAAACACATCGTTATTCTTGAAGGAAACGGCTGGGGAAATAATTATAACGGACTGACGCCACTCTGGGATAGAAATCTGGTATTCAGCTTTCATAAATATTGGAATAATAATGACGATGCTACTTTAAAATCTATTTTAGATTTAAGAGAAAAGCATAATATCCCGATTTGGCTGGGAGAAACGGGAGAAAATTCCAACGTTTGGTTTACAGAATTGATTCAACTTTTGGATCAACATAATATCGGTTACGCGTTCTGGCCAATGAAGAAAATTGATAATATTGCAGGAATTACCAACGTAAAAATTACACCTGAATATCAGAAATTATTAGATTACTGGAAAAATGGCGGTGAAAAACCATCTAAAGAATTCGCAACAAAAGCTTTGATGAAAATTGCTGACAATTATAAATTCAGCAATACGGAAGTTAAAAATGATGTGATTGATGCGATGTTCAGACAAACGACGGATAATTCCACAAAACCATTTAAAAATAATGTCGTTCCGGGAAGAGTTTTCGCTTCCGAATATGATTTGGGAAGAATAGGTTCTGCCTATCAGGATAATGATTACGTGAATCTTTGGGTGAGCGATCCTGCTAAAAGATCTGAATGGAACTCGGGGAATCAAATGAGAAATGACGGTGTAGACATTTACCTTTGTCATGATAAAATCACCAACAAATA
The sequence above is a segment of the Chryseobacterium sp. MYb264 genome. Coding sequences within it:
- a CDS encoding cellulase family glycosylhydrolase, with translation MKRSILLSALLLSQFGTSQLLKTDGQKIVNDKGENIQLRGLGLGGWMLQEGYMLKTADFAGPQYKIKEKIAELIGKDGMENFYKAYLKNGITKQDIDFLKKAGFNSIRLPMHYNLYTLPIEKEPVKGQNTWLEEGFKMTDDLLKWCADNKLYLILDLHAVPGGQGNDVNISDNDKSKPSLWESEENQKKTIALWKKLAERYKNEPWIGGYDLINEPNINFTGKNPNGTDEMSNAPLWKLQKDITEAIRTVDQKHIVILEGNGWGNNYNGLTPLWDRNLVFSFHKYWNNNDDATLKSILDLREKHNIPIWLGETGENSNVWFTELIQLLDQHNIGYAFWPMKKIDNIAGITNVKITPEYQKLLDYWKNGGEKPSKEFATKALMKIADNYKFSNTEVKNDVIDAMFRQTTDNSTKPFKNNVVPGRVFASEYDLGRIGSAYQDNDYVNLWVSDPAKRSEWNSGNQMRNDGVDIYLCHDKITNKYYVGKTEKGEWLQYTINAKADKAYGFDLRYSSNNNAKIRIEDASGKQLATFSLNSTGGNEIWKTVSAKGLKLKKGENKIRIIFENNGINLNYFEVK